Within the Flavobacterium sp. N502536 genome, the region TTACTATTATTTTTCCGTATCTATTCTGTATGCTGAATACCCCTGTTGGTTTTTCGGCAGCGGATATTTCCATTTCTAAAACCCCACTATTTTATGTATAACTTTACTTTTAACAAGTTTAATTTTTTGAAGCAGATCTTTTTTGTTTTGTTTTTTGGATTAACATCATTACCTGCGTTTTCACAAGTTTGTGGTACACCAGGAGGTGACGGACCTGTTACCGTATCAAGTTCTGTAAATACGTATTTCCCTATTTCGGGTAATATTACATTGAATGCAGGAACCCAATCGATAGTATTGGGAGCAGTACCGGCAACAGATCAATATTCTAACAATTTTGGGGCAACCCCAATTTCGGTAGGAGATTTGATTTTGATTATTCAAATGCAGGATGCTACAATAGACTATACCAATACAACCAGTTATGGTTCAGGAACTTCAAACAGTGGGCCGGATAATTTAGGAGGAACAGGATTTACTTCTCTTGGTAATACGGGAGTTTTTGAATATGTAATTGCAACTAATAGTGTCCCGCTAACTGGTGGGAATTTAACGTTTAAGGGTACTGGAACAAATGGTGGAACCCTGAATAGTTTTTATAATGCAGATGCTACAACGACCAGAGGGAAAAGAACTTTTCAAATTGTCAGAGTACCACAATATTCTAATTTAACACTTACTTCTTCGATTACTACACCGCCTTTTAACGGTGTTGCCGGAGGAGTTATTGCTTTTAATGTTTCCGGTACATTCAATTTTGCCGGATTTTCGATTGATGGAAATGCCAGAGGTTTTAGAGGTGGTTATAGCCCAAAAGCTGATTCTAATCTTAATAATGCTACAACTTATGTTGGCTTATCAGGTGATAATACAATTTCAGGAAAAGGGGAAGGAATAGCCGGAACCCCTCGCTATATGTGGGATGGATTTAATCAGGTTGATAATTTAGTGGAAGGAATGCCTGGCGGATCGTCAGGTAGAGGAGCTCCTGCTAATGCCGGAGGCGGTGGAAATGACCATAATTCCGGAGGCGGTGGTGGTGGTAATGGCGGATTCGGAGGCTTAGGTGGTGCAGGCTGGCAAGGTGGAGGAGGAAATGTTCTTCCTTTGACTGGAGGCGGAAGACCGGGTTTCAGATCTTATATTACGGCAACTCCCTTTCCAAAATTGGTCATGGGAGGCGGTGGAGGTGCCGGAGATGCTAACAATGCCTCAACCGGTGTAAAAGGAGGTGTCGGTGGAGCCATTATTCTTATCAACGCAGGGACAGTTCAGGGAACAGGTAATATTTATGCCAATGGAGGAAAAGGAGCACCAGGTACTTTTTCGGGATCACCCGATGGAGCCGGAGGTGGTGGAGCCGGAGGAACTGTATTATTGAATATCTCGAACACTAGTACTGCAACGATCAGAATAGAAGCCGATGGAGGTGCAGGAGGAAATACAGAAAATGATAATAACAATTCACACGGACCTGGTGGTGGTGGTGGTGGTGGAATGATCCGTCACAATCTTACCGGTACCGTAACGGTTACGACCAGTGTACTAGGAGGGGTTTCAGGAAAATCTAATGGAGGTGCAGGAATCGCAAACGGAGCTGCAGCAGGAACAGCCGGTAGCGCATCAACTTTTACATCACAAGACGTGCCGCCAAACTTACAAGTGAATTCCAATTGTTTTCCATCTTTGGAAACCAAAGTAAAAGCATTATCAACTGCATCAGCTTGTAATGCTATAGGAGAGAAAGTTTCCTATGAAATTCAGATTAAAAATACGGGAGCAGGAAATGCTGCAGGAGTCTTTTTAGACTTTCTTTTTCCAACAGGTATTGAGTTTGATACTGCTACAGCAACTTATTCTGCGGAAGCGACAGGTCCTTCGGGAATATTGACCAATACAGCTACAGCTAATAATCCGTTATTCGGAGGCTTTAATATTGCGCAAAATGGAGTGGTTACTATTACCTTAACAGGAAAAGTAGCGGCGTCTATTGCTGCGGGAACCTATAGTGCTAATGCACAGGCTTTGTACCTGGATCCGACACGTACAACGGCAAATCCAAACAGAAGAATTACAGCATTTACAAACGCTTATGGTTCTGCAAATAAAACCTATGAAGGGGTAAATCAGGCCAACGTTGCCGGAACAAACTTTAAAGGCAGTGGAGAAACGGTGGATGATATCACCATTTTACCTTTGCCGGCAACGCCAACCGCTACAGTGGTGCAATCTACTTGTCTTACACCAACAGGAAGAATAACAGTAAACACTCCTGCACCGGGGCCGGGAATCAGTTACACCTTAAGAGGAACAAATCCGGTAACGGCACCAGTAAACAATACAACAGGTATTTTCTCGGGATTAGTACCAAACAGCTATGTAGTGACCACGACAAATGCTCAGGGATGTACTTCGGCTCCTACTGCAAGTATGACAATCAATTCGGTTGCGGGAGCACCAACAACTACAGGAGTTTCGATTTGTCAGGGAGGTAGTGGGACATTAACGGCTACTTCTACCTGTTCAAATTCGGCTGCTATAGAGTGGTACACATCGGCTTTAAGTTTAACACCAATATTTACAGGTGCCTCTTTTAATCCGGTAGGGGTTGCGGGATCAGGTTTGACAAATACAAGTACAGCAGGAACCACCACCTTTTATGCGGCTTGCCCGGGTATTGGAAACTGTAGAACAGCTACAAATTTTGTGATCAATGCAATACCAACCATCACCGGAACAACACCGGCTGCACAATGTGATGCGGGATCGGTAACCTTAGGAGCTACTGCTTCGTTAGGAACAATTAGCTGGTATGCTGCTCCTACAGGTGGTACAGCATTGGCAACCGGAACTAGCTTTATTACACCTAACTTATCAACTACGACGACTTATTATGTAGATGCAACCGGAAATGGATGTACTACAGGAACGAGAACGGCGGTTATAGCTACAATAAATACAAGACCAACAATAGATGCTACAACACAGGATTCCAGATGTGGTGCAGGAACATTAACGTTAAATGCAACAGCATCAGCAGGAGCAACTATCAACTGGTATGCTAATTCAACAGGAGGGACATCATTAAAAACAGGAGCGAGTTTTACCACGCCAAGTTTATCAGCTACCACTACTTATTATGTAGAAGCTGTTTCAGCAGAAGGCTGTCCTTCGGCTTCAAGAGTTGCGGTTGCAGCGGTTGTAAATACAGCCTCTACAATTGCATTTACCAGTGGGACACAAAATCCGACAATTTGTAATGGAACAGCAATTCCAAGTGCCGTTTATACTTTTGGAGGAAGTGCCACCAATGCTACGGCATCAAATTTACCGGCAGGTTTGTCGGCTACTGTTGATTCCAATGCAAAAACAATAACTATTTCGGGAACACCAACAGCCAGCGGTACTTATACCATTACAACAGTTGGACATACAGCACCTTGTGCGGCTGTTACAATAAATGGAGCTGTAACAGTAACCACTGCATCAAATGCAGGTACTTTATCAGGGACTCAAAATATTTGTGTTGGCGGAACCACTACGTTTACTACCAATGGAAATTCAAATGGAAGCTGGTCAAGTAGTGCTACCGGAGTTGCAACAGTAAATAGTTCAACGGGAGTAATCACTGGAGTTACAGCCGGAACCGCTACAATTACCTATACAGTAACCGGAACAGGAGGTTGTGCCAATGCAACAGCTACCAGAACGGTAACGGTAACTGCCGCTCCAAATGCAGGTACTTTATCAGGAACTCAAAATATCTGTGTTGCCGGAACGACTACGTTTACTTCAAACGGAAATACAGGCGGAAGCTGGTCAAGCAGTGCTACCGGAGTTGCAACTGTAAATAGTTCAACAGGAGTAGTTACCGGAGTTACAGCCGGAACCGCTACAATTACCTATACAGTAACCGGAACAGGAGGTTGTGCTAATGCAACAGCTACCAGAACGGTAACAGTAACTGCTGCGCCAAATGCAGGTACTTTATCAGGAACTCAAAATATCTGTGTTGCCGGAACGACTACATTTACTTCAAACGGAGATACAGGCGGAAGCTGGTCAAGCAGTGCTACCGGAGTTGCAACTGTAAATAGTTCAACAGGAGTAGTTACCGGAGTTTCAGCCGGAACCGCTACAATCACATACACCGTAACTGGAACAGGAGGTTGTGCTAATGCAACAGCTACCAGAACGGTAACCGTAACTACTGCACCAAATGCAGGAACTTTATCAGGAGCTCAAAACATCTGTGTTTCTGGAACGACTACATTTACTTCAAACGGAAATACAGGCGGAAGCTGGTCAAGCAGTGCTACAGGAGTTGCAACTGTAAATAGTTCAACAGGAGTAGTTACCGGAGTTTTAGCCGGAACTGCTACAATTACCTATACAGTAACCGGAACAGGAGGTTGTGCCAATGCAACAGCTACCAGAACGGTAACCGTAACTACTGCACCAAATGCAGGGACTTTATCAGGAGCTCAAAACATTTGTGTTGCCGGAACGACTACATTTACTTCAAACGGAGATACAGGCGGAAGCTGGTCAAGCAGTGCTACAGGAGTTGCAACTGTAAATAGTTCAACAGGAGCAATCACTGGAGTTTCAGCCGGAACAGCTACAATTACCTATACAGTAACCGGAACAGGAGGTTGTGCCAATGCAACAGCTACCAGAACGGTAACCGTAACTACTGCACCAAATGCAGGGACTTTATCAGGAACTCAAAATATTTGTGTTGCCGGAACGACTACGTTTACTTCAAACGGAGATACAGGTGGAAGCTGGTCAAGCAGTGCTACCGGAGTTGCAACTGTAAATAGTTCAACAGGAGTAGTTACCGGAGTTTCAGCCGGAACCGCTACAATTACCTATACAGTAACCGGAACAGGAGGTTGTGCTAATGCAACAGCTACGAGAACGGTAACAGTAACCACTGCACCAAATGCAGGAATTTTATCAGGAACACAGGAAATCTGTGTTGGAGCAACAACAACATTTACCTCAAACGGGACGAGTGGAGGAAGCTGGTCAAGCAGTAATACAACAGTCGCTACAGTAGATGCTGCCGGGATAATTACAGGAAAAGCATTTGGAACAGCAACAATAACTTATACCGTAACCGGAACAGGAGGTTGTGCTGATGCAATTGCTACGAGAACCGTAACAGTTAGCGACACTCAAAAACCAACGATCACTTGCCCGGCAAATGTTACTGCTGTGGCAGATGCAGGTTCATGTACGGCTACGGGAGTTGCTTTAGGAACTCCAACTACGAGCGATAATTGTTCGGGAGTTGTAACGGTGACTAATAATGCGCCATCAAGCTTCCCAATAGGAGTAACCACTGTAACGTGGACAGCTACTGATGCTGCCGGAAATACACAAACTTGTACTCAAACTGTAACAGTTAGCGACACTCAAAAACCAACGATTACTTGTCCGGCAAATGTTACTGCTGTGGCAGATGCAGGTTCATGTGTTGCTACGGGAGTTGCTTTAGGCACTCCAACCACAAGCGATAACTGCTCTGGAGTAGTAACGGTGACTAATAATGCACCATCAAGCTTCCCAATAGGAACAACAACCATAACCTGGACGGCTACTGATGCTGCCGGAAATACACAAACTTGTACTCAAACGGTAACAGTTAGCGATACTCAGAAGCCAACAATTACTTGTCCGGCAAATGTTACTGCCGTGGCTGATGCTAATTCTTGTGCTGCTACCGGAGTTGTTTTAGGTACTCCAGTGACTTCAGACAATTGTTCAGGAGTAGTAACGGTGACTAATAATGCGCCATCAAGCTTCCCAATAGGAGTAACCACCGTAACTTGGACTGCTACAGATGCTGCCGGAAATACACAAACTTGTACTCAAACCGTAACGGTTAGCGATACGCAGAAACCAACCATCACTTGTCCGGCAAATGTTACTGCTGTGGCTGATGCAGGTTCATGTGCTGCTACGGGAGTTGTTTTAGGCACTCCAATTACGAGCGATAACTGCTCTGGAACAATAACAGTAACTAACGATGCATCATCAAGCTTCCCAATCGGAATCACAACCGTAACCTGGACGGCTACTGATGCTGCCGGAAATACCCAGACTTGTACGCAAACGGTAACCGTTAGCGATACGCAGAAACCAACCATCACTTGTCCGGCGAATGTTACTGCTGTGGCAGATGCTAATTCATGTGCTGCTACCGGAGTTGTTTTAGGTACTCCAGTGACTTCAGACAATTGTTCAGGAGTTGTGACAGTGACTAATAACGCACCATCAAGCTTCCCAATCGGAACAACAACTGTAACCTGGACTGCTACTGATGCTGCCGGAAATACACAAACTTGTACTCAAACGGTAACGGTTAGCGATACTCAGAAGCCAACAATTACTTGTCCTGCAAATGTTACTGTTGTGGCTGATGCTAATTCTTGTACGGCTACCGGAGTTGCTTTAGGCACTCCAACCACGAGCGATAATTGCTCTGGAGTAATAACAGTGACTAATAACGCGCCATCAAGCTTCCCGATCGGAATAACAACCGTAACCTGGACGGCTACTGATGCTGCTGGAAATACCCAGACTTGTACGCAAACCGTGACGGTTAGTGATACTCAAAAACCAACCATCACTTGTCCGGCAAATGTTACTGCTGTGGCAGATGCAGGTTCATGTGTTGCTACCGGAGTTGCTTTAGGAACTCCAACTACGAGCGATAACTGCTCAGGAACAATAACAGTAACTAATAACGCGCCATCAAGCTTCCCAATCGGTACCACTACCGTAACCTGGACGGCTACTGATGCTGCTGGAAATACACAGACTTGTACTCAAACCGTAACAGTTAGCGATACGCAGAAACCAACCATCACTTGTCCGGCAAATGTTACTGCTGTGGCTGATGCTAATTCATGCGTTGCTACCGGAGTTACTTTAGGTACTCCTACCACGAGCGATAACTGCTCAGGAGTAGTAACGGTGACTAACAATGCACCATCAAGCTTCCCAATCGGAATCACAACCGTAACGTGGACGGCTACTGATGTGGCAGGAAATATTGAGACTTGTACTCAAACCGTAACAGTTAGCGATACGCAGAAACCAACCATCACTTGCCCGGCGAATGTTACTGCTGTGGCTGATGCAGGTTCATGCGTTGCTACCGGAGTTGCTTTAGGAACTCCAGTAACTTCAGACAATTGTTCAGGAGTAGTAACCGTAACCAACAATGCACCATCAAGTTTCCCAATCGGAATCACAACTGTAACCTGGACGGCTACTGATGCTGCTGGAAATACACAGACTTGTACTCAAACTGTAACGGTAAACGACACTCAAAAACCAACCATCACTTGTCCGGCAAATGTTACTGCTGTGGCAGATGCAGGTTCTTGTACTGCTACCGGAGTTGTTTTAGGTACTCCAACTACGAGCGATAATTGTTCAGGAGTAGTAACTGTAACTAACGATGCACCATCAAGCTTCCCAATCGGAATAACAACTGTAACCTGGGCCGCTACTGATGTGGCAGGAAATACTGAGACTTGTACTCAAACCGTAACAGTTAGCGATACTCAAAAACCAACCATCACTTGTCCGGCAAATGTTACTGCTGTGGCTGATGCTAATTCTTGTACTGCTACCGGAGTTGCTTTAGGTACTCCAGTGACTTCAGACAATTGTTCAGGAGTTGTAACCGTAACTAACGATGCGCCATCAAGCTTCCCAATCGGAACAACAACTGTAACCTGGACGGCTACTGATGCTGCCGGAAATACCCAGACTTGTACGCAAACCGTAACGGTAAACGATACTCAAAAACCAACCATCACTTGTCCGGCAAATGTTACTGCTGTGGCTGATGCTAATTCATGCGCTGCTACCGGAGTTGTTTTAGGCACTCCAACCACGAGCGATAACTGTTCGGGAGTAGTAACAGTAACTAACGATGCACCATCAAGCTTCCCAATCGGAACAACAACCGTAACGTGGACGGCTACTGATGCTGCCGGAAATACACAAACTTGTACGCAAACGGTAACCGTTAGCGATACTCAGAAACCAACCATCACTTGTCCGGCAAATGTTACTGCTGTGGCCGATGCAGGTTCATGTACGGCTACCGGAGTTGCTTTAGGTACTCCAACCACAAGCGATAACTGCTCTGGAGTTGTAACCGTAACCAACGATGCACCATCAAGCTTCCCAATCGGAATCACAACCGTAACCTGGACGGCTACTGATGCTGCTGGAAATACCCAGACTTGTACGCAAACCGTGACGGTTAGTGATACTCAAAAACCAACCATCACTTGTCCGGCAAATGTTACTGCTGTGGCAGATGCTGGTTCATGTACGGCTACCGGAGTTGCTTTAGGAACTCCAACTACGAGCGATAACTGCTCAGGAGTAGTAACCGTAACGAATAACGCACCATCAAGCTTCCCAATCGGAACAACTACCGTAACCTGGACTGCTACTGATGCTGCCGGAAATACACAAACTTGTACGCAAACCGTAACCGTTAGCGACACGCAGAAACCAACAATTACTTGTCCGGCAAATGTTACTGCTGTGGCAGATGCTGGTTCATGTACGGCTACCGGAGTTGCTTTAGGTACTCCAGTGACTTCAGACAATTGCTCTGGAGTTGTGACAGTGACTAATAATGCGCCATCAAGCTTCCCAATCGGAACAACAACCGTAACCTGGACAGCGACTGATGCTGCCGGAAATACACAAACTTGTAGGCAAACGGTAACCGTTAGCGACACTCAAAAACCAACCATCACTTGTCCGGCAAATGTTACTGCTGTGGCAGATGCAGGTTCATGTACGGCTACCGGAGTTGTTTTAGGAACTCCAGTAACTTCAGACAATTGTTCAGGAGTTGTAACTGTAACTAATAATGCACCATCAAGCTTCCCAATCGGAATCACAACCGTAACGTGGACCGCTACTGATGCTGCAGGAAATACACAAACTTGTACTCAAACGGTAACGGTTAGCGACACGCAGAAACCAACAATCACTTGCCCAGCAAATGTTACTGCTGTGGCTGATGCTAATTCATGTACGGCTACCGGAGTTGTTTTAGGAACTCCAACCACGAGCGATAACTGCTCAGGAGTTGTAACTGTAACTAACGATGCACCATCAAGCTTCCCAATTGGTACCACTACGGTAACGTGGACGGCTACTGATGCTGCAGGAAATACCCAAACTTGTACTCAAACCGTAACGGTAAGCGATACACAAAAACCAACCATCACTTGTCCGGCAAATGTTACTGCTGTGGCAGATGCTGGTTCATGCGTTGCTACCGGAGTTGCTTTAGGTACTCCAGTGACTTCAGACAATTGCTCTGGAGTTGTGACAGTGACTAATAATGCGCCATCAAGCTTCCCAATCGGAACAACAACCGTAACCTGGACAGCGACTGATGCTGCCGGAAATACACAAACTTGTACTCAAACGGTAACCGTTAGCGACACTCAAAAACCAACCATCACTTGTCCGGCAAATGTTACTGCTGTGGCAGATGCAGGTTCATGTACGGCTACCGGAGTTGTTTTAGGAACTCCAGTAACTTCAGACAATTGTTCAGGAGTTGTAACTGTAACTAATAATGCACCATCAAGCTTCCCAATCGGAATCACAACCGTAACGTGGACCGCTACTGATGCTGCAGGAAATACACAAACTTGTACTCAAACGGTAACGGTTAGCGACACGCAGAAACCAACAATCACTTGCCCAGCAAATGTTACTGTCTTGGCAGATGCAGGTTCATGTACGGCTACCGGAGTTGTTTTAGGTACTCCAGTAACTTCAGACAATTGTTCAGGAGTAGTAACGGTAACTAATAATGCACCATCAAGCTTCCCAATAGGTATTACTACGGTAACTTGGACAGCTACTGATGCTGCTGGAAATATTGAGACTTGTACTCAAACGGTGAAAGTAATAGGACCAATCAAAGCAATTGAAGACCGTGTAACATCATTTAATGGTGTTCTAGGGGGAATTGCGGTTCCAAGTGTTTTGGATAATGATTCTTTGAATTGTAAAAGTGTAGTTAGCAATGAAGTTATAACTACTCTGGTTACAACCTTACCTTCAGCTTTAAGTTTCGATACCAATACAGGAGCCGTTACGGTTAAGTCAAATACGCCATCAGGAACTTATACTTTCGATTATCAAATTTGTGAAGTTTTAAATTCAACAACAAATTGTGCGACAGCGACGGTTACTATTATAGTTGAAAACCCAATTGTAGCCAATGATGACAATACCTATCCGGTACAAACACCAGGTACAACAGTAGCCACTACCGTTGGAAACGTAACAGGAAATGATACTTTAAACGGAGTAGTAGTAACAGCTGCCAATACCAATGTAACTCCAATCAAAACAGGACCATTGAGCATTGACGCTGATGGTAAATTAACCTTAGATCCAAACACGGTA harbors:
- a CDS encoding HYR domain-containing protein → MKQIFFVLFFGLTSLPAFSQVCGTPGGDGPVTVSSSVNTYFPISGNITLNAGTQSIVLGAVPATDQYSNNFGATPISVGDLILIIQMQDATIDYTNTTSYGSGTSNSGPDNLGGTGFTSLGNTGVFEYVIATNSVPLTGGNLTFKGTGTNGGTLNSFYNADATTTRGKRTFQIVRVPQYSNLTLTSSITTPPFNGVAGGVIAFNVSGTFNFAGFSIDGNARGFRGGYSPKADSNLNNATTYVGLSGDNTISGKGEGIAGTPRYMWDGFNQVDNLVEGMPGGSSGRGAPANAGGGGNDHNSGGGGGGNGGFGGLGGAGWQGGGGNVLPLTGGGRPGFRSYITATPFPKLVMGGGGGAGDANNASTGVKGGVGGAIILINAGTVQGTGNIYANGGKGAPGTFSGSPDGAGGGGAGGTVLLNISNTSTATIRIEADGGAGGNTENDNNNSHGPGGGGGGGMIRHNLTGTVTVTTSVLGGVSGKSNGGAGIANGAAAGTAGSASTFTSQDVPPNLQVNSNCFPSLETKVKALSTASACNAIGEKVSYEIQIKNTGAGNAAGVFLDFLFPTGIEFDTATATYSAEATGPSGILTNTATANNPLFGGFNIAQNGVVTITLTGKVAASIAAGTYSANAQALYLDPTRTTANPNRRITAFTNAYGSANKTYEGVNQANVAGTNFKGSGETVDDITILPLPATPTATVVQSTCLTPTGRITVNTPAPGPGISYTLRGTNPVTAPVNNTTGIFSGLVPNSYVVTTTNAQGCTSAPTASMTINSVAGAPTTTGVSICQGGSGTLTATSTCSNSAAIEWYTSALSLTPIFTGASFNPVGVAGSGLTNTSTAGTTTFYAACPGIGNCRTATNFVINAIPTITGTTPAAQCDAGSVTLGATASLGTISWYAAPTGGTALATGTSFITPNLSTTTTYYVDATGNGCTTGTRTAVIATINTRPTIDATTQDSRCGAGTLTLNATASAGATINWYANSTGGTSLKTGASFTTPSLSATTTYYVEAVSAEGCPSASRVAVAAVVNTASTIAFTSGTQNPTICNGTAIPSAVYTFGGSATNATASNLPAGLSATVDSNAKTITISGTPTASGTYTITTVGHTAPCAAVTINGAVTVTTASNAGTLSGTQNICVGGTTTFTTNGNSNGSWSSSATGVATVNSSTGVITGVTAGTATITYTVTGTGGCANATATRTVTVTAAPNAGTLSGTQNICVAGTTTFTSNGNTGGSWSSSATGVATVNSSTGVVTGVTAGTATITYTVTGTGGCANATATRTVTVTAAPNAGTLSGTQNICVAGTTTFTSNGDTGGSWSSSATGVATVNSSTGVVTGVSAGTATITYTVTGTGGCANATATRTVTVTTAPNAGTLSGAQNICVSGTTTFTSNGNTGGSWSSSATGVATVNSSTGVVTGVLAGTATITYTVTGTGGCANATATRTVTVTTAPNAGTLSGAQNICVAGTTTFTSNGDTGGSWSSSATGVATVNSSTGAITGVSAGTATITYTVTGTGGCANATATRTVTVTTAPNAGTLSGTQNICVAGTTTFTSNGDTGGSWSSSATGVATVNSSTGVVTGVSAGTATITYTVTGTGGCANATATRTVTVTTAPNAGILSGTQEICVGATTTFTSNGTSGGSWSSSNTTVATVDAAGIITGKAFGTATITYTVTGTGGCADAIATRTVTVSDTQKPTITCPANVTAVADAGSCTATGVALGTPTTSDNCSGVVTVTNNAPSSFPIGVTTVTWTATDAAGNTQTCTQTVTVSDTQKPTITCPANVTAVADAGSCVATGVALGTPTTSDNCSGVVTVTNNAPSSFPIGTTTITWTATDAAGNTQTCTQTVTVSDTQKPTITCPANVTAVADANSCAATGVVLGTPVTSDNCSGVVTVTNNAPSSFPIGVTTVTWTATDAAGNTQTCTQTVTVSDTQKPTITCPANVTAVADAGSCAATGVVLGTPITSDNCSGTITVTNDASSSFPIGITTVTWTATDAAGNTQTCTQTVTVSDTQKPTITCPANVTAVADANSCAATGVVLGTPVTSDNCSGVVTVTNNAPSSFPIGTTTVTWTATDAAGNTQTCTQTVTVSDTQKPTITCPANVTVVADANSCTATGVALGTPTTSDNCSGVITVTNNAPSSFPIGITTVTWTATDAAGNTQTCTQTVTVSDTQKPTITCPANVTAVADAGSCVATGVALGTPTTSDNCSGTITVTNNAPSSFPIGTTTVTWTATDAAGNTQTCTQTVTVSDTQKPTITCPANVTAVADANSCVATGVTLGTPTTSDNCSGVVTVTNNAPSSFPIGITTVTWTATDVAGNIETCTQTVTVSDTQKPTITCPANVTAVADAGSCVATGVALGTPVTSDNCSGVVTVTNNAPSSFPIGITTVTWTATDAAGNTQTCTQTVTVNDTQKPTITCPANVTAVADAGSCTATGVVLGTPTTSDNCSGVVTVTNDAPSSFPIGITTVTWAATDVAGNTETCTQTVTVSDTQKPTITCPANVTAVADANSCTATGVALGTPVTSDNCSGVVTVTNDAPSSFPIGTTTVTWTATDAAGNTQTCTQTVTVNDTQKPTITCPANVTAVADANSCAATGVVLGTPTTSDNCSGVVTVTNDAPSSFPIGTTTVTWTATDAAGNTQTCTQTVTVSDTQKPTITCPANVTAVADAGSCTATGVALGTPTTSDNCSGVVTVTNDAPSSFPIGITTVTWTATDAAGNTQTCTQTVTVSDTQKPTITCPANVTAVADAGSCTATGVALGTPTTSDNCSGVVTVTNNAPSSFPIGTTTVTWTATDAAGNTQTCTQTVTVSDTQKPTITCPANVTAVADAGSCTATGVALGTPVTSDNCSGVVTVTNNAPSSFPIGTTTVTWTATDAAGNTQTCRQTVTVSDTQKPTITCPANVTAVADAGSCTATGVVLGTPVTSDNCSGVVTVTNNAPSSFPIGITTVTWTATDAAGNTQTCTQTVTVSDTQKPTITCPANVTAVADANSCTATGVVLGTPTTSDNCSGVVTVTNDAPSSFPIGTTTVTWTATDAAGNTQTCTQTVTVSDTQKPTITCPANVTAVADAGSCVATGVALGTPVTSDNCSGVVTVTNNAPSSFPIGTTTVTWTATDAAGNTQTCTQTVTVSDTQKPTITCPANVTAVADAGSCTATGVVLGTPVTSDNCSGVVTVTNNAPSSFPIGITTVTWTATDAAGNTQTCTQTVTVSDTQKPTITCPANVTVLADAGSCTATGVVLGTPVTSDNCSGVVTVTNNAPSSFPIGITTVTWTATDAAGNIETCTQTVKVIGPIKAIEDRVTSFNGVLGGIAVPSVLDNDSLNCKSVVSNEVITTLVTTLPSALSFDTNTGAVTVKSNTPSGTYTFDYQICEVLNSTTNCATATVTIIVENPIVANDDNTYPVQTPGTTVATTVGNVTGNDTLNGVVVTAANTNVTPIKTGPLSIDADGKLTLDPNTVSGTYQITYEICEEGATPKNCASATATVEVKNPLVANDDNTYPVQTPSTTVATTVGNVTGNDTLNGVAVTAANTNVTPIKTGPLSIDAEGKLTLDSNTVSGTYQITYEICEEGATPKNCASATATVEVKNPIVANDDNTYPVQTPGTTVATTVGSVTGNDTLNGVVVTAANTNVTPIKTGPLSIDADGELTLDPNTVSGTYQITYEICEEGATPKNCASATATVEVKNPIVANDDNTYPVQVPSTTVATTVGNVTGNDTLNGVAVTAANTNVTPIKTGPLSIDADGKLTLDPNTVSGTYQITYEICEEGATPKNCASATATVEVKNPIVANDDTTYPVQTPGTTVATTVGNVTGNDTLNGIAVTAANTNVTPIKTGPLSIDADGKLTLDPNTVSGTYQITYEICEEGATPKNCASATATVIVGNGAINALTETTPSINGSVGGTTASLLNNDTLNGNPAVIKNSPGGVILKGINVPAGLTLNADGTVTVKAGTPIGKYEVEYSICEYLNPTNCATVKSYVPVTGAVIKANNDNAGTVDSSKGQSSTTSIFQNDTLNGVLLNPSTVILTTVVPNPNLTLKADGTIEVKPGTASGTYEITYQICEALNPTNCSQAVAKITVINIVDPDPPLPFVKIVVVNDGIVNVDGINGSLEFINVLGNDLLKGLPINPSDVTLTDLSKNPYFEFNSDGTVNVKPNTPGGNYSLNYQVCEKAHPTNCGTATLTVFVEVPAIAVIKTAVFNDENGSGFANAGETITYKFKVTNTGNVRLTGVMISDPLPGVVVSGQAITLEVNESDEHNFTATYKITQNDINKGKVSNQASVQGRSGKGVVVDDISDDESNLEDKPTVLDLTGCVIKVFNAFSPNGDSKNERFYIQGLECYPSNTVEIYNRWGVLVFEMDNYNNEDRVFKGFSEGRTTIKQSEGLPVGTYFYILKYRDNESNPHEQSGYLYINK